The Lepeophtheirus salmonis chromosome 13, UVic_Lsal_1.4, whole genome shotgun sequence genome segment AATTTTGGATGAACCCTTGTCGTCatcttccattaaaaaaaagcgAAAACAACTAATTTacgtaattaattgtttatttaaagttttgtgtAATTATATTAGAGCTAAAGGAATATAACTTTGATGAAAGTTTTCTATCCATTCTTATTTGTTTAGCCCCGATGCGGTGTCTTCAAAGTTACTTCACAATCATTATATAACATGGTGTTCTCTAGTTAAAACATGTACACATTAGCATAATTcactttttatgaattttattagatttaaatttaaaaaaaaattaaaatggatttaCATGTTGTTGTAATACCTAAGCCATACAAGTTTTCGCATCAACGTTCTAGGCTTGAATGCCATACAATTTTTAATGCAGTAAAACCTCCCTAACTTGTGTAATTGCGGCAAATTTCTTCTAATATTACGAGTTATAgtgaaataaacattataaaaatcggcataatattttgaaactatcTTGATCCGAATTACTCTGGTATAGAGGGTCTTTATAGGACTAAGGACTGGAGTCCCGCCCAGTTTAGtctcggtccagttcagtcataAAACTAATGAAGTAAGGTCattgatgatgtcactcaacattatttctttttttatattagttctAGTACTCACAGTCTAAAAGTACCGACGGTCTTGATTCATATAAgactaagactggactggaccaaaaaaataaggactCGCACATTATTAGCTCAATACTACCTAGGGACGTTCCCAGGGGGTTAGGAATGTTTGCTTCTcgctaaaattttttttggtcaggatgaaaaaactTTACGCGAAAataagggtaattttttttttttgtgagaatttttttcttggaaaaaaaagtttattcggccaaattatgcaacagggcaaaaaattaaatattggaaatttaatttttaatttttttccccataaaatttcattttctgtgaatagctatggatatttgaaatcttcttcaaaaatatttgaatttttttttttttttttttttttttttttttttgtgaatagttgttgattattcaaaaaaaattcccaaaaaattaattttctgtgaattgctatggatattagaaatttttattcaaagaatatagtttataattttttttgaacaacagtagattattgaaaaaaaattccattttttttttgtgaatagcaatggaaTTTTCAGTCCAAGGGTGGGGAAgaagggttttttatttttataaaacttttagtagcatataattataaataaaagataattaatatctACCAAAGGCATTGGTAAATGTATTTGAttctaaattaagtttattcAGTTAGTTaactttatttgcaattttacatgtctcaaattaattaaagcCCTCCCATACTGAGTTATGTAAGTCTTACTATACATGAATTGGGTAAAATAACTAATGCTTTCATTTTAtgtgttcatatttatttagatcTACTTTGGAAATGGTTTGAAAGCAGCTGCAATTTCTACTATTCCCTATATAGATGCATCTGACTTAAGTCCAGATCGTCATTATCCAACTTATTCATCAGGTTCCTTTACAGAAATGTCAAGCAAGCTCTGGTTACATACAAGAGTGACAGTGAGATCTCTTTTAGAACCACCTCCCTCCGGTGCGTTGGTTGATATATTGATTTCAGAATTGGAAGCTCTTTGGtaaggtttttaaaatatgtatgaacaACCTACTTACATAAACTAATGCCTTTTCGtcatggaatatttattttattttgtcgtAAATTGCTATTAAGATAGAGAAAGTGAATTACTTTTGATCAATGCCTTACTTGTTAATCAATGATCAAGtacatatttactaaaataaattgatttttaaatagatatatttactaTGAAAAGGATAGATGGAGTGTTAACACCAAAGCAATCTAGGATACAAATACGAAATttcatctttattattttacttatttatcacATTGAAAGACTCGACAGAAAACCAAATAATATTTCGACCTATTATaggattttaatttcataattaaatttatatactctGGAATGTTAGCTATTGTTTAGAGGAGTGATTCTCAACTGGGATTCCGCTGTGCATCGTCTAGGGCCCTGTGAGTTTATCCAGGAAAGGaatatcttttctaaaaaaagggaatcagcgtcataaaaaatttaaaataaatgggtTGAAGAAAAATCCTGGACacaaatatttgagaaaagttACTCCCCTTCTCCCCTAAAAAAAGATTACAGCTAGTAATTAAAAGGTTGGAAATCACTGGTCTATAGCCGTCATTTAATTTATGGTAATATATTTGGCCTTTCAAACATATTCTATAGtttctttaattatgattttggTTATTTTGTAACCTTAAAGGGTAATTTGCGGTCCCTGCGAATTATGAATaagaacaatttataaatacaagcaGTAGATAATGAGcggaagaatataaatgtaatgaagtctcatttttgacacaaatattctagcttgcttttgtgttgacggttcacatatataattctttttcggggtttttttttctgtaataagGAGtcacaaatgttttattttatttttttacagcaaaTTAACTCACCCTCAAATTCTATTACTAATGGGAGTCTGCCAAACTAAAAATTATGAGGGATTGATGTTAGTTTTTGAGCATGTGCAGCTCGGATCTTTATATTACTGCTTGCATGAAAAGGTATGCTTATATCTCATGCTATTTTAATCCATCCTAGAGCCTTTTTTCGCCATAGGATTGTATGCCCAAAATTAAGAATGCTGTCGAtatcattcttcaaatagtcgATGCACTCATATACCTCCACTCACATGGATGGCTTCATTGCTCACTTACATCTCATGCTGTACATCTCGTCGGCCCTAATGTGGCCAAGTTATCTTCCTTTGAATTAGCGGTTGAAGATAAAGAAGAGGTAAAGTATATCCCTTAGATTtcctcatatttatatatttattcggtTATTTCTTTTATGTAGACTAGAAGAAATCGTACATTTGATCTTTTATCAGATAAAGGATGgcaaagtatatataattgGTTATGTCCAGATATACTCCGGGGAGAGCCTCCCTCAAAATGTGGAGATCTGTACAGCTTATGTTGCCTCATATGGGAAATCAGCACAGGTagttattgtaatttatttgaactcAGAGTTTATTCCATGAAAACAATACTTCTCAACTTTAGGGCAAGTTCCTTGGGGCAATCTTGATCCTGATGAAATCCTTGTTGAAATTAAACTCAAGGGTCATTCTCTTCCTTTAGATAAAAAGTATATTCCGAAGCATTTGATGATGGTCCTTGAGCAAGGTTTAAAGCTCCGAGGAGATGAAAGAGACGTGGATCTCCATGAGATAAGGGATATGCTTATTTTGACTagagtaattatttattccctagttaaaatctcaattttcttatcgtattatttttagaaagacgcagtgaaaaatgaaaagaaatttaatagtaATCAGTCGCATCAAAATACGTCCTCTTCAGTTCACAGAGACTCATCAACGACagtaagttttaaattaattggatTTGATAATAAACGAATATTACCTAGCCGTatcatttttccttcattagGACTCTGGTGTTTGGCTTGGATCTGGAAATCAGCCAATGAGGAGTTATTCCTCTAGTGCCATTCAGAGATCTCCTCAATCTTCACATTCATCACATTCCTATAACTATTGTCATCATAGCGCTGAAGAAGATGATGGCaactctcaaaaaaatattgatgaattcACTGGTCTTCGAAAGACgtcttcaatattaaaaaggtttGCATTAATTCCTCATAAATTAATATCCTAatttacttagtaatattatgtacattttcaCTCGATCCTTATATACAGTCGTGTTCGAAAGTAATATTACCccactatttttatatataagcgGTTAAAGCTCTATCCTAAATATGAAGACTCAGCCCCAAaattaagacaatttttttcgtgataataattgatgaaaagctattattatatactagcTCACTTAAGAACTGATATtattgtgtcttgacgaggttgaggagacacaaactatttatacaaaggaatccaggacgaccgagaggaATACAGGAGACATGAATACATTACAGAcatcaaacatattttgatatttaatagcTTATAGATTTTGAAGGTTGAAGGGATTGTCTTTGTAATAATGGATTCATCAAACTGATTAATTAACAACTCGGCTCAAATTGGGAGTcgttctttacaaaaaaaaatccaggaatccactcaataatatttttatgagtcGGTTCAATATTTCATCACTTTAAATAGTGTATTAGTTGAAATTAATCaatgtatacataattaatttattattcatatatagatCTGAAAAAATTTGCCCAGATTGATTTGTATAGTAAGTATTCAAATATTGGCgcgggattttttttaaacagtgagAAATTGCGTGGTTATTGTGTCATAAATATGTGGTCTCTTTTTAAAAGACAACTCCCACTTCAATTGATTCAAGCTTttcatatcaattttaaaaatatctattcttatattatatttattgtcatgTTAAATATCGATATTTTGAAGTCGTtgatgaattttcaaaaaatattcttcttttaaaaagaagaaaaaaaagtgatatcttacttttttcatattcatgaataaatatagtattttcaatCTTTCTTCATCTTGTTAATTACAAAACTACTATGAGAGTATATTTTTAGTCTCCAATGAAATTTTTAAGTCAGCTACTTTCCTCCAGGCTTATTTAAGtgcatgacgtcatttctaatgaTTATGTGCAGTCTACTTTTGCTTTACTCCTACTTTTTGATTGGATACTGAGCTTTTATTGTTTGTGTTGACAAACTCAAGTTGGGATTGAGTTTTTATCTACTCTtaacctcgactgtcaaaaagggaaaggaaatatttgaaaaaacatatggtagatAGCGTCTgtgtttttcttgttgccaactgttaatgATTATTcagagaatagttattaaacattatatattttgaattaattatcttatcAATGACAGAGTATAATATGATACGAATTCTAAATGAATgcccttgattgatataaattaatataaaaaccctATGTATAACCTTTTTaagttcataatacgtagaaTCAGGTGCTATAAATCACGGGGTTACctcgttaacacaaaaatacccaacGTATGTTGTTGTCggctgtcgattccctcctctcgcttgatacgtcatggctatttcagaATGTattcttattcataaataaacaaagtaattagttattctataattatgctccgtttctaaaagaacaggaatacaatttcttgtcgATTCCTCGtcgtttttaatatatatatattggccattatattacttataaaatatatcgaaatccaaaaatatagctacgcttttaatataatatttgtaagcaatattttaatattacgaaatatatatatacaatttatttttaaaattgtgaagaaGTAATGTGACGGTGATGTTCTGGGGATACTAAGATATATATAGTAGTTGGTATGATAAACTTATTTGGACTTAATACCatatgatttcgggccttttttctgtttctttttggaggaaaggctgCGTGATAAAAGTAAAGTAACGACGTAACAAGAGTCAACTTGTGAAAATTGATGAAAgcagctgaaaggaaaatacactaCATCTTTGCTTATTTCAAAAAGCGAGCCTTGGAGGGGGGGGGAGGTATTTAAAGTTGAAGTGAATGTCAGCTGATATCGATTATTTTATCGCTGATTAAggtatttccattaattttggaGAATGATTTAAAGGCCAAGCAGATATAAGTTAATACTACATGTCTTCATATCCTcttgaaaattaatgaagaataaaaatactctaGTATTATGGAAGAGCAGCCAACCAATCCGATCCTGAAGCCCTCATCGGATGAAGGGAACACGgaagaaagagaagaagaagaggatgagGAAGAACCTCCTACCTTTGATACCTATCTAGACAATCAAAGGATAATTATCCCTCACGATGATCAAGACGAACAATCGTGGAAATTTAGCTTCCAAAAATTATGGTCATTTACAGGACCAGGATTTCTTATGAGTATTGCTTATCTTGATCCTGGGAACATCGAGTCCGATTTACAATCAGGAACAGTGGGAGGTTTTAAGCTACTATGGATTTTGATGTGGTCCACTGTCTTGGGTCTCATGATGCAAAGACTTGCTGCTCGTCTTGGAGTAGTAACTGGATTGCATCTTGCTGAATGGTGCTATAAACACTATCCTTTTGTACCTCGTATTATTTTATGGCTAATGGTTGAAGTGGCCATAATAGGATCAGATATGCAGGAAGTTATTGGGACTGCTATTGCCATTTACATTCTTTCTAATAAGTATATTCCGATATGGGGAGGTGTCATCATTACGGTATTCGATACCTTTACATTCCTTGCAATGGATAAATATGGTTTAAGGAAACTTGAAGCtctttttgcatttttgatCGCTATCATGGCCATTTCATTCGGTTACGAGTATGTCGTTTCTGGTCCTGATCAAATTAAGGTGATTGAGGGTATTGTGATCCCTTGGTGCTCAAATTGCGGGAAAAAAGAATTACTTCAAGCTGTTGGTATCATAGGAGCGGTTATTATGCCTCATAACCTTTATTTACATTCTGCTCTAGTCAAATCTAGACAAATAGATCGAACAAAAAAGTCCGCTATATCCGaaggcaatttttatttttttatcgagtCTGCCATCGCACTTTTTGTGTCTTTCTTTATCAATGTCTTTGTTGTGTCAGTATTTGCTGAAGGTCTACATGGTAAAACTAATATTCAAGTAAATGAAACATGTCACATGAACTTTCacgatgaaaatatatttccacgTAATAATGAAACTGTAAATGCAGATATTTACAAAGGAGGAATTTTCCTCGGATGTACCTATGGTTTTGTAGCTCTCTATATATGGGCTATTGGCATTCTTGCTGCTGGACAAAGTTCAACTATGACTGGAACTTATGCTGGACAATTTGCTATGGAAGGCTTTCTTAATTTGAGGTGGAAAAGATGGCAACGCGTCCTTTTGACTCGAACAGTCGCTATTTTACCTACATTTCTCGTCGCATATTACCAAAATATCCTTGATTTATCTGGAATGAATGATTTGCTTAATGTACTTATGAGTCTTCAACTCCCATTTGCCCTTTTTCCCACCATTGCTATGACATCCAACCTATCAATCATGACACAAGATTTCATCAATGGGACTTTTACTAAAATATCAGCTGTCACTCTCAGTTTTGTTGTCATTGGAGTTAATCTCTATTTTGTTCTTGAGTATACAGCTGGGATTTTTGCTTGGTACAAGATATTGTTTCTTACAATCTTTGGAGCTGCATatgtgatttttaatatttatttggcaATAGATATGTTTATAAGtatgggtttttttaaaagacttgtCACCCTTCCATATTTGAGAAGAATATTCCCAGAATATtagattttatacaattatttcaaggcttactataatttttcaaaatgtgtctagaacatatatatatttatatttcactattatttaaattgaatataataaagtataaattgattgttaataaattctgtgtttatttaactatttaatctttgttttcttccttattgaatatattcaataatttcgctttgatagaaaaaatttatttgccgGTATTGTATTAgcttttttacatttctttttatgtcgaataactaaaaaatttacacttattctaataatttataatctttaataacttcaaaaataagacagatatctgtaaatatatatatatattttttttcaattaaaggtgtttgtttcttctttaacctaaaattatgatataatcGTTATCATCTTATCCGGCCTAAGATAAAATGTGTCTTTCCTCATTTTTACTTCCTTGTTTATATGCAACTATTTTAAATtcagaacaagaaaaatatgtatatatatagactaCAATAGCAAAATTTCGTGTTTtataaaagcaaatataaaatgattattaaaatcctggtacataaaagttaaaattttgttgCATTGGtcgtgttttaatttatattggtttatattatgaatttcatttttaggaaaaaatatgaaaagactTTTGGTAGTTTTCCGGCCAAAGGATTCTCGTCATCTCATCAGGTACTTTCATGTCATTATAATCATGTCTAACAAAGGCAAATtgacatgttttttttgtttttttttcaaatgatctaGGATGTTGATTCCAATTACGACTATGTGAAAAATAGAGCAAAGAGACACTTTTTGAGAAATGGAAGTGTCAGTAAAAATGATTACATTCGTAAGACAGCCAATAAATCAGATGAAGATTTACGGAGACGAAGTTTAAGCTCTCTATACCATGCAACTCTAGTTGCATCTGATAAATACAATGGAATAGATTTGTTGTCATCATCCGAGCATTCCTCCTCTACAAGTGATTTATCTCCATACTATTCTGGAGATTCACTCTCTGGTGACATAACGTCTCAACCTGAAAAGAGAAGATCAGTATCTCCAGAGATAGGAATATTAAGATCTCGTTCTGTTCCTAGAACTAATTCCTCTACTATTCCAGTCTCTAATTCTGCTGCCGAATTTGTTGCTGCACATTTACAGTAggatctttattatattatatttttgagtttgttgtactatttttttttttttttttttttttttttatatagagaaGCCAACAAGCGAGGCTATGGTCGAACATTTTCCAACTTAAGTCAAAAGTCTCGTGAAAATTTAGATGAAAATACAGACGATCATTTCAGAGAATCCAAGCTGGGTCTTTCCTCTTTTAAGTCATCCAATAAATTTTCTAATCGTAGCAATGATATTAAGCCTGCAAGTCATGCTATTCAGCGGAATTCGCCATCTCCGATAAAAAATGTTCCCTCCTCCTCCAATCAGCTtcctactaaaaataa includes the following:
- the Mvl gene encoding protein Malvolio, which codes for MEEQPTNPILKPSSDEGNTEEREEEEDEEEPPTFDTYLDNQRIIIPHDDQDEQSWKFSFQKLWSFTGPGFLMSIAYLDPGNIESDLQSGTVGGFKLLWILMWSTVLGLMMQRLAARLGVVTGLHLAEWCYKHYPFVPRIILWLMVEVAIIGSDMQEVIGTAIAIYILSNKYIPIWGGVIITVFDTFTFLAMDKYGLRKLEALFAFLIAIMAISFGYEYVVSGPDQIKVIEGIVIPWCSNCGKKELLQAVGIIGAVIMPHNLYLHSALVKSRQIDRTKKSAISEGNFYFFIESAIALFVSFFINVFVVSVFAEGLHGKTNIQVNETCHMNFHDENIFPRNNETVNADIYKGGIFLGCTYGFVALYIWAIGILAAGQSSTMTGTYAGQFAMEGFLNLRWKRWQRVLLTRTVAILPTFLVAYYQNILDLSGMNDLLNVLMSLQLPFALFPTIAMTSNLSIMTQDFINGTFTKISAVTLSFVVIGVNLYFVLEYTAGIFAWYKILFLTIFGAAYVIFNIYLAIDMFISMGFFKRLVTLPYLRRIFPEY